The sequence CAAGTTGGCTTGCGAAACTGTGCCGCATGTCGTGGAAGGTGATCCGAGGTAATCCAGCATGTCGTTGAACCCTGTGAAGAGCACCGAGGTACTCGTGATCCAAGATGTGGGTTTTAAGCCTCCCGGGAAAGACCAGATCAGTCTTGAGGTGCCGAAGCTGGCGATAGCGCCAGAGCACCTTCTTTAGCTCGGGGTGCATCGGTACCTCACGTGTTTCGACTCCTTTGGGCGTGCCCACCCTTCCGAGGTAGACGGCGCGATCGACGATGATGACCCCCGTGGGTTCCGAAAATTCGGTCCATGTTGATTTTACCTGCTTTTTCGTGATTGCCTTGAAATGCTTTTGGCATGAAAATCTTGCTCGAAATCACGATATTGACAGTCGCTGGTTTCGAGTCTTCATCCCGACAGAATAGGTAGATTTCGGCGTGGCCACAACTTGTTGATTTCATTAACGGACGAGTTTTGGCGAGGGACAGGCGAGCCCCTTTGGACTCCCCCGAAAAGGGTAAAAGGGGAAAAGAGCCCAAGGGTAACTCTTAACAGTCCCGGGAAATACGAAACCCAACGCTGCTGCCACGGTCGGCCGGATAGAACCCGTTCCGATCCGACGCGCGCACATTGCCTGCAATAACGTACCAGCCACCGCCGCGAAGCACGCGGGTAGCGCCGTCTTCTTCGGGCCGATCAAAGCACCACTCATAGACGTTGCCGAGCATGTCATAGAGGTCCCAGGCGTTCGGTTTCTTTTCGCCTACCGGATGGGTGTTGCGCTCTGAGTTGTCGAGATACCAAGCGATCTCGTCCACCGGCCCATAAGGGTCTTTCGTGCCTCCGGCCAAACAGGCGTAAACCCATTCTTCCGAGGTGGGCAAACGTATTCCTTTTGCGCCTTCGATTGGCGTCGCCGTATCGTTCGACTCATCAATGTCGTAGACTTCTTTCATACCCAGTTTCTTGGAAAGCGCATTGCAGAATTCTACCGCGTCCAGCCAAGAAACCGTTTCCACCGGATGATCCTTGGTTCCTTCCCCCGTGGGTTCCGAAAATTTCGTCCATGTTGATTTCGCTTGTTTTTTCGTGATTGCCTTGAAATGCTTTTGGTATGAAAATCTTGCTCGAAATCACGATATTGACGGGCGCTGTTTTCGAG comes from Candidatus Lernaella stagnicola and encodes:
- a CDS encoding formylglycine-generating enzyme family protein; protein product: MTKKQAKSTWTKFSEPTGEGTKDHPVETVSWLDAVEFCNALSKKLGMKEVYDIDESNDTATPIEGAKGIRLPTSEEWVYACLAGGTKDPYGPVDEIAWYLDNSERNTHPVGEKKPNAWDLYDMLGNVYEWCFDRPEEDGATRVLRGGGWYVIAGNVRASDRNGFYPADRGSSVGFRISRDC
- a CDS encoding site-specific integrase, with translation MVDRAVYLGRVGTPKGVETREVPMHPELKKVLWRYRQLRHLKTDLVFPGRLKTHILDHEYLGALHRVQRHAGLPRITFHDMRHSFASQLVIRGVSLYIVQKLLGHKHIETTMRYAHLSPEAKDEAVNKLYSDLGLVKDDEENQDGKAE